Below is a window of Ilyobacter polytropus DSM 2926 DNA.
AAATAAAAAATATTTTGAGAAAATGGATATGAAGTGGGATTATCATGATCGTGTTGCAGTTATAAAGTTTGAAGAGTACTATAAAATGATAGAAAGTTATGGTGAGGATTATGCAAATGATTTTATAAAAAAAATATCCTCCATCTTTGTAGAAATCTTCAATGATGACAGAAGAATAGCTGATAGACCTAATGTATTTCATCTTGACGAAGATAAGCTTGCAGTTGTGTTCTCGGAATTAGAAACTAAAGATAATTTTAAAAATGTGTTTAAAAGAATATATCGTTCTATAAAATCGAAAGAGCTTAATCACTTTCCAGGTGTGTTTATAGGAATAAGCGAATGCAATGAGAGTAATACTAAAATTATTCAGAATGCTGAAACAGCAAGAAGGTCTGCCAGGAAAGATCTAAAGCTTTATAAGATATATTCTCCTAAATTAAGTGAAAAATCTAATGAAAATTTTGACCTTTCAATGGAGATTCCACGAGCTTTAAATGAAAGACAGTTCTTTTTATGTTATCACCCCAAAATAAACCTTAGATCTGGAGAGGTTGAAGGAATAGAGGCTCTAATAAGATGGAACCATGCTGAAAGAGGATTTATTGCACCTGATAATTTCATTCCTCATATAGAAAAGACCTCAATGATAAATAAGGTTACTGAGTGGGTATTGAAAACTTCTTTTTCAGAAATAAAAAATATGGAGAGTGAAAATATAGATGTGAACGTATCTGTCAATATTCCACTTAAAATACTAGAAAATCCAATAATAGTGAGATATCTTAAGTCTTATAAAAAAAAGCAACTTCCCCTTCAAAAATTAGAGTTAGAAATTCTTGAAAGAGATAATGTAGAAGATTTTGAGATCACTGCATCGGCAGTAAAAACTTTAAAAAAAATGGGTATTTCTTTTTCACTAGATGACTATGGAACAGGCTACTCCACACTGTCATATATGCAGAATCTACCATTTGATAAAATAAAAATTGACAGAATGTTTATAAAAGACATAGAAACTAACGGCAACACCAGAGAGATTGTTCGTTCAACAATTGGTATAGTACATATTTTGGGCATGGAAGTTGTAGCTGAAGGTGTAGAGACAAAAGAAACAGTTGAGATTTTAAAAAATATGGGATGTGATTACGCTCAAGGATATTATTATACGAAACCTCTTGCATATAGAGAGTTTATAGATTGGCATAAGAAATATAAAGCTTCTGAAGTATAATTTAAGTTCTTTTATTAAAAAAATCATTGCCTTTAGAAACCCTAATGTAGGGTTTCTTTTTTATGTTGTCTAATTTATTTCTATTATTTAAGTGCATAAGAACCATTTTCAAGAGAGTATAATTCCCTCTATGTTTACAACTTCGAATTTTAGTGAAAAGAAAAGATTGGACATTTCAGTGCAACCAATACCTTTATTTTTTTTAACATCATCGATATCAATATCTAAAAGATTTCCCTTTTTAAAACTTTGTAATGTGCAATTTCTACATTTCTCCGAATTAGGATTGTGGCACCCGTAACCTTTTAATAATAGTTTACTGTTTTTAATTAGGTATAAAATTTTCACCTCACTATTAAAATCTTTTGGAAAATTAATGTTTAAAACCATCGATACCTCCTTTTTTTATCATATTACGTGTGTTGTGTATGGAAAAAAGTTTTCTATAAACTGCTAAATTGAAATGCATGACTTTCTTTAAACTGTTATTTGAATTTTCTTTAATTATAAGATTAGTATAGTTAGATTTTTCTAGCTTTGAGAATTAACTAAAAATGTCGAAATAAAAAAGCATAGCTTACCTAGCTATGCAAAAAATAGAAAAACCCTTTTTTCTGCAACTGGCTACCATTTTAAAGGCCCTATAGCTTTGCGTCCTAACGTTTCCATTAGTTTGCCAAATAATTCACTTGAAAGATATCTTCTTTGTTTTATATCTTTTCCTTTTTTATAACTACATATTTTAGTAATTTAATTGCACAA
It encodes the following:
- a CDS encoding GGDEF domain-containing phosphodiesterase; its protein translation is MDLITIIEKIISWKKTSIFRKILLIALMVSIQLFITFMIYSSGGTKTAFAYFVLLIVILGGCFFGPIGGAFLGITGGFFLGPFMPADATLMVMQETFDWGFRFIFYVVVGFFSGKGIRYLLDIIENLSSATLYQPITNLPNKKYFEKMDMKWDYHDRVAVIKFEEYYKMIESYGEDYANDFIKKISSIFVEIFNDDRRIADRPNVFHLDEDKLAVVFSELETKDNFKNVFKRIYRSIKSKELNHFPGVFIGISECNESNTKIIQNAETARRSARKDLKLYKIYSPKLSEKSNENFDLSMEIPRALNERQFFLCYHPKINLRSGEVEGIEALIRWNHAERGFIAPDNFIPHIEKTSMINKVTEWVLKTSFSEIKNMESENIDVNVSVNIPLKILENPIIVRYLKSYKKKQLPLQKLELEILERDNVEDFEITASAVKTLKKMGISFSLDDYGTGYSTLSYMQNLPFDKIKIDRMFIKDIETNGNTREIVRSTIGIVHILGMEVVAEGVETKETVEILKNMGCDYAQGYYYTKPLAYREFIDWHKKYKASEV